A window from Solanum stenotomum isolate F172 chromosome 5, ASM1918654v1, whole genome shotgun sequence encodes these proteins:
- the LOC125864585 gene encoding protein SMAX1-LIKE 3-like, translated as MRTGGCTIQQALTTEAANVVKQAVTLAKRRGHAQVTPLHVANTMLSSSNGIFKTACLQSHSHPLQCKALELCFNVALNRLPASSSSPMLLGHQHQHHSQYPSISNALVAAFKRAQAHQRRGSLENQQQPLLAVKIELEQLIISILDDPSVSRVMREAGFDSTQVKTNVEQVVSLELCSQNPKEITNHNKKVNPNSPICVKDEDVMSVVESLMNKNRKNIVLVSESIDNLEGVIKGVMNKVEIKDVHDDLKEIKFISLQLLSFANIQREEVDQRLGELTCLIKSLVKKGVVLYLGDLKWVADYRANYGGKRIISYYCSVEHMIMEIGRLVYSFSENEKFWLVGIATFQSYMRCKSGNNSLESIWGLHPVTVPGGSLGLSLNPDSDTQIEVRSKTFEGEFSCREEKLQLTSYCNSDSTLSNLPSWLKDERHKKYNTTSNHHHHDQDYASVKDLHKKGNTTCNLPFWANRKTCETDSSTPNSASNSSDVIMEMDYNVPKFKEFNSENLNILSNALEEIVPWQKGSVIQEIVATILQCRSKMIRRKEKNLTNEAKQETWLFFQGPDVHAKEKIARELANVVFGSYSNFVSIGLSNFCSNFSNKRSRDEQSWSYIDKFGQGVACNSHCVFYLDDLEEIDYCSLRRIKKAIERGTITNSSSGEEVSLDDAIIILSCDNFGSKSSRGCSPNVKQKIEEKISTSSSCVSLDLNLSIDDQDLSSDDGDDAIGLLQSVDRCIFFQNSRTMVV; from the exons ATGAGAACAGGAGGTTGCACAATACAACAAGCTCTAACAACAGAAGCAGCAAATGTTGTTAAACAAGCTGTTACACTAGCAAAACGTCGCGGCCATGCACAAGTAACACCTCTTCATGTAGCAAACACCATGCTTTCATCATCAAATGGTATATTCAAAACAGCTTGTCTTCAATCTCATTCTCATCCTCTCCAATGTAAAGCCCTAGAGCTTTGCTTCAACGTGGCACTCAATCGTCTCCCAGCATCTTCTTCTAGTCCCATGTTATTAGgtcatcaacatcaacatcattCTCAATATCCTTCTATTTCTAACGCGCTTGTTGCTGCTTTCAAGCGAGCCCAAGCTCATCAAAGGCGGGGCTCGCTTGAAAATCAGCAACAACCACTTCTAGCTGTGAAGATAGAGCTTGAACAACTCATCATATCTATATTAGATGATCCAAGTGTTAGTAGAGTCATGAGGGAAGCTGGTTTTGATAGTACTCAAGTTAAAACAAATGTTGAACAAGTTGTTTCTTTAGAACTTTGttctcaaaaccctaaagaAATAACTAACCATAACAAAAAAGTTAATCCCAATAGTCCTATTTGTGTTAAAGATGAGGATGTGATGAGTGTAGTGGAAAgtttaatgaataaaaataggaaaaatattgtTTTGGTTAGTGAAAGTATTGATAATTTAGAAGGTGTGATTAAGGGGGTGATGAATAAAGTTGAGATTAAAGATGTGCATGATGATTTGAAGGAAATTAAGTTTATAAGTTTACAACTTTTGAGTTTTGCTAATATTCAAAGAGAAGAAGTTGACCAAAGATTAGGAGAGTTGACTTGTCTAATTAAGAGTTTAGTGAAAAAAGGAGTTGTTTTGTACTTAGGTGATCTTAAATGGGTGGCTGATTATAGAGCTAATTATGGgggaaaaagaattattagctATTATTGTTCAGTGGAACACATGATTATGGAAATTGGGAGATTGGTTTATAGTTTTAGtgaaaatgagaaattttggCTTGTGGGAATTGCAACATTTCAAAGTTATATGAGATGTAAAAGTGGTAACAATTCATTGGAATCTATTTGGGGTTTGCATCCTGTTACTGTTCCTGGTGGAAGTTTGGGCCTCAGTCTCAATCCTGACAg TGATACACAAATTGAAGTTAGAAGTAAGACATTTGAAGGTGAATTCTCATGTAGAGAGGAGAAGCTGCAATTGACTAGCTATTGTAATAGTGACTCTACATTGTCAAATCTACCTTCATGGCTTAAAGATGAGAGGCACAAAAAGTACAATACTACTTCTAACCATCATCATCATGATCAG GACTATGCATCAGTCAAAGATCTACACAAGAAGGGGAACACAACATGCAATTTGCCATTTTGGGCCAATAGAAAAACATGTGAGACAGATTCTAGTACACCAAATTCTGCTTCTAATTCAAGTGATGTGATCATGGAGATGGACTACAATGTTCCAAAGTTTAAAGAATTCAATTCTGAAAACTTAAACATTTTATCCAATGCATTAGAAGAAATTGTCCCATGGCAAAAAGGAAGTGTTATACAAGAAATTGTTGCAACAATATTGCAATGTAGGTCCAAAATgataagaagaaaagaaaaaaatttaaccaatGAAGCAAAACAAGAAACTTGGTTATTTTTTCAAGGCCCTGATGTTCATGCCAAGGAGAAAATTGCTAGAGAATTAGCCAATGTTGTGTTTGGATCATACTCGAATTTCGTATCGATTGGACTAAGCAATTTTTGTTCTAATTTTAGTAACAAAAGATCAAGAGATGAACAAAGTTGGAGTTACATTGATAAATTTGGTCAAGGGGTTGCTTGTAATTCACATTGTGTGTTTTACTTGGATGATTTGGAGGAAATTGATTATTGTTCACTAAGGAGAATCAAGAAGGCTATTGAAAGAGGAACAATTACTAATTCTTCAAGTGGTGAAGAAGTTAGTCTTGATGATGCTATTATTATTTTGAGTTGTGACAATTTTGGTTCTAAGTCATCAAGAGGTTGTTCACCTAATGTGAagcaaaaaattgaagaaaaaattagCACAAGTTCTAGTTGTGTTTCTTTGGATTTGAATCTCTCTATTGATGATCAAGATTTATCAAGTGATGATGGTGATGATGCTATTGGACTTCTTCAAAGTGTTGATAGAtgtatttttttccaaaattcaaGAACTATGGTAGTATAG
- the LOC125864601 gene encoding NDR1/HIN1-like protein 10: MAPEPNLNGAYYGPSIPPPPTKTYHRSRGGGSCCNPCSCLFNCLCTCICQIIFTLLIIIGVIALVLWLVLRPNKVKFYVTDATLTQFDYSTTNNTLYYDLALNMTIRNPNKRVGIYYDSIEARAIYGGQRFASQNLEPFYQGHKNTSILHPVFKGQGLVLLGDREKSNYINEKNLGVYEIEVKLNMRIRLKIGWIKTHKIKPKIECDFKVPLEANGRSGNFEETRCHLDW, translated from the coding sequence ATGGCACCAGAACCTAACTTAAACGGAGCCTATTATGGCCCCTCAATTCCTCCACCACCAACCAAAACCTACCACCGTAGTCGCGGTGGTGGTAGTTGTTGCAACCCATGTAGTTGTCTCTTCAACTGTCTATGCACTTGCATTTGCCAAATCATCTTCACCCTCCTCATCATCATTGGAGTCATCGCGTTAGTCCTTTGGCTAGTCCTACGTCCTAACAAGGTCAAATTCTATGTCACAGATGCCACGTTGACACAATTCGATTATTCCACTACAAACAACACCCTCTACTATGATCTAGCACTCAACATGACTATTAGGAACCCTAACAAGCGCGTTGGGATTTACTACGATTCGATAGAAGCAAGAGCTATATATGGTGGTCAGAGATTTGCTAGTCAAAATTTGGAACCATTTTATCAAGGTCACAAAAATACTAGCATTTTGCATCCAGTGTTTAAGGGACAAGGTTTGGTTTTATTGGGAGATAGagagaaatcaaattatattaatgaGAAGAATTTAGGAGTTTATGAGATTGAAGTGAAGCTTAATATGCGTATTAGGCTAAAGATTGGTTGGATTAAAACTCACAAAATTAAGCCTAAAATTGAATGTGATTTTAAGGTACCTTTGGAGGCTAATGGTAGATCTGGTAATTTTGAAGAAACTAGATGTCATCTTGATTGGtag